In Arvicola amphibius chromosome 1, mArvAmp1.2, whole genome shotgun sequence, one DNA window encodes the following:
- the LOC119803367 gene encoding serine protease FAM111A-like, which translates to MSSKKRRSQMIQFNARKNKKIHDFFHQVPKEEQNDSSISKVKGESRKMPRDITNTQDQRPLSAKKIQQDQIPPLNKKILITLDVNRRKNKNMKYELTHSEKSSLYAALNTLSAVTDEIKNQQGKKMLVCGHEGIEGYINLGMPLCCFPEGCHLVITFLPCESEPEDNKQLFEPQDHPSTSYVRFYIHAIGSKRKIIQKYGKLHQRGNKLCVFGLKGETIKDTLRKDGRFLSFVERDDWKLISELDTIIENTQPVDELDGKLFQVEAEQTNNPRITSVTQNSELENRSFHEIDEHIVDQYPILKEQREKLRAYIKKGSGKGKKKASLFKMHKENFGKLTKNSTSVKVLKHLLQASDSVGFLWWNNNGNGGCATCFVFKESYIFTCRHVITNIVGEGVEPSKWASTISRCVKVIFDYVEFPPREDNAFNVKPWFEISNANLDYAVLELEENGRQVPAGLYNGIGPAPLNGLIYIIGHPDGEKKSKDGCTVVPQYNRGRKCEENVQAREAAGDPVSRSFVPLYTQRSFGELLHNSNVITYDTTFFGGSSGSPVFDCNGSLVAMHTAGFTCEYQSGVSTIIEFGFTMESIIADIKKNEYWYNKIFGNCQDEEMPNL; encoded by the exons ATGAGCTCTAAGAAGCGCAGATCACAGATGATCCAATTCAAtgcaaggaaaaataagaaaatccatGACTTTTTCCATCAG GTCCCCAAAGAAGAACAGAATGATTCCAGTATTTCTAAAGTGAAAGGGGAGTCTAGAAAAATGCCAAGAGATATAACCAACACCCAGGACCAAAGACCACTTTCAGCTAAGAAAATTCAACAAGACCAGATTCCTCCCCTAAATAAGAAAATTCTAATCACTTTGGATGTTAAccgcaggaaaaacaaaaatatgaaatatgagcTGACACATAGTGAGAAAAGTAGCTTATATGCAGCACTCAACACTCTCAGTGCTGTCACAGATGAGATAAAAAATCAACAAGGCAAAAAGATGCTGGTGTGTGGCCACGAAGGAATCGAAGGGTACATAAACCTTGGCATGCCCCTCTGCTGTTTTCCAGAAGGCTGCCACTTGGTCATTACATTTTTGCCATGCGAAAGTGAGCCGGAAGATAATAAGCAATTGTTTGAACCACAGGACCATCCATCTACCAGTTATGTCCGATTTTATATTCATGCAATTGGgagtaagagaaaaataattcagaaatatGGAAAACTTCACCAAAGGGGGAACAAACTCTGTGTCTTCGGCCTCAAAGGAGAGACCATCAAGGACACTCTGAGGAAGGATGgcaggtttctttcttttgtggagAGAGACGACTGGAAGCTCATTAGTGAATTGGACACCATCATAGAAAACACCCAGCCGGTAGATGAGTTAGACGGCAAGCTCTTTCAGGTCGAGGCTGAGCAAACAAACAACCCGAGGATAACATCCGTCACTCAGAATTCCGAGTTAGAGAACAGAAGCTTTCATGAGATAGATGAACACATTGTAGATCAATACCCCATATTGAAAGAACAACGAGAAAAACTCAGAGCATACATCAAGAAAGgaagtggaaaaggaaagaagaaagcttcCTTATTCAAAATGCACAAAGAAAACTTTGGGAAACTGACAAAAAATTCTACTTCTGTTAAAGTGCTCAAACATCTTTTACAGGCCAGTGACTCAGTTGGGTTCCTGTGGTGGAACAATAATGGAAACGGGGGCTGTGCCacctgctttgtttttaaagagtcgTACATTTTCACTTGTCGGCATGTGATAACTAACATCGTGGGGGAAGGCGTAGAGCCAAGTAAGTGGGCAAGCACAATTAGTAGATGTGTAAAGGTGATCTTTGATTATGTAGAGTTCCCACCAAGAGAAGACAATGCTTTTAATGTTAAACCCTGGTTTGAGATATCTAATGCAAACCTTGACTacgctgtcctagaactagagGAAAATGGACGGCAGGTACCTGCTGGACTGTATAATGGGATAGGACCTGCGCCACTTAATGGGCTGATTTATATCATTGGCCACCCAGATGGAGAAAAGAAGTCTAAAGATGGTTGTACAGTGGTCCCTCAATATAATCGAGGAAGAAAATGTGAGGAAAATGTTCAGGCAAGAGAGGCAGCAGGGGACCCTGTCTCTAGGTCTTTTGTCCCCTTATACACCCAAAGAAGCTTCGGGGAACTGCTTCACAATTCTAATGTAATTACCTATGACACCACTTTTTTTGGTGGGTCTTCTGGATCCCCAGTGTTTGATTGTAATGGTTCATTGGTGGCCATGCACACTGCTGGCTTTACTTGTGAGTATCAAAGTGGAGTTTCTACTATTATTGAGTTTGGTTTTACTATGGAATCCATTATTGCtgatattaagaaaaatgaatattggTATAATAAAATCTTTGGAAATTGTCAGGATGAAGAAATGCCGAACCTATAG
- the LOC119803376 gene encoding glycine N-acyltransferase-like protein isoform X1, giving the protein MLHLRSSQMLQMLEKSLRKHLPESLKVYGTVFHMNHGNPFKLKALVDKWPDFNTVIVRPQEQEMADDFDPHVNTYQIYSKDPKNCLECLGTPEAINWKQHLQVQSSQSSLNEAIMGITAAKLVKVKRTQCILYMMPQTAKKLVPFLMEDIENLHHKSGRPRAINHEMFKLSSLDVTHAALVDKFWHFGGDERSQRFIERCIQTFPSSCLLGPEGTPVSWALMDQTGEMRMAGTVPDYRAQGLISHIIHTQTLVMDELGYPVYNHMYRANKLMQKMSHTLQHVPMPCDWNQWNCVPL; this is encoded by the exons ATGCTCCATTTGCGAAGTTCACAGATGCTGCAGATGTTGGAGAAGTCCTTAAGGAAACACCTTCCCGAGTCCTTAAAG GTTTATGGGACTGTCTTCCACATGAATCATGGAAACCCATTCAAGCTCAAGGCTCTGGTGGACAAGTGGCCTGATTTTAACACAGTGATTGTCCGTCCTCAGGAGCAG GAGATGGCAGATGACTTTGATCCCCATGTCAACACTTACCAGATCTATTCTAAGGATCCTAAGAACTGTTTGGAGTGCCTTGGCACACCAGAGGCCATCAACTGGAAACAACATCTGCAGGTTCAAA GTTCACAATCCAGCCTGAATGAAGCAATAATGGGCATTACAGCTGCTAAGCTGGTCAAAGTCAAGAGAACACAATGCATTCTTTACATGATGCCCCAGACAGCAAAGAAACTGGTTCCTTTCCTGATGGAGGATATAGAGAATTTACATCATAAATCTGGCAGACCCCGGGCCAT CAACCATGAGATGTTTAAACTCTCATCACTGGATGTCACCCATGCTGCCTTGGTGGATAAATTCTGGCATTTTGGTGGTGATGAGAGGAGCCAGAGATTCATTGAGCGCTGTATCCAAACCTTTCCTAGCTCATGTCTTCTGGGGCCTGAAGGGACCCCTGTCTCCTGGGCTCTGATGGACCAAACTGGAGAAATGCGAATGGCAGGCACTGTGCCTGATTACCGGGCACAAGGTCTCATCTCCCACATCATTCATACTCAGACTCTGGTTATGGATGAACTTGGCTACCCTGTGTATAATCATATGTACAGAGCCAACAAACTCATGCAGAAAATGAGCCATACTCTGCAGCACGTCCCTATGCCCTGTGACTGGAATCAGTGGAATTGTGTGCCTCTGTAA
- the LOC119803376 gene encoding glycine N-acyltransferase-like protein isoform X2: MNHGNPFKLKALVDKWPDFNTVIVRPQEQEMADDFDPHVNTYQIYSKDPKNCLECLGTPEAINWKQHLQVQSSQSSLNEAIMGITAAKLVKVKRTQCILYMMPQTAKKLVPFLMEDIENLHHKSGRPRAINHEMFKLSSLDVTHAALVDKFWHFGGDERSQRFIERCIQTFPSSCLLGPEGTPVSWALMDQTGEMRMAGTVPDYRAQGLISHIIHTQTLVMDELGYPVYNHMYRANKLMQKMSHTLQHVPMPCDWNQWNCVPL, from the exons ATGAATCATGGAAACCCATTCAAGCTCAAGGCTCTGGTGGACAAGTGGCCTGATTTTAACACAGTGATTGTCCGTCCTCAGGAGCAG GAGATGGCAGATGACTTTGATCCCCATGTCAACACTTACCAGATCTATTCTAAGGATCCTAAGAACTGTTTGGAGTGCCTTGGCACACCAGAGGCCATCAACTGGAAACAACATCTGCAGGTTCAAA GTTCACAATCCAGCCTGAATGAAGCAATAATGGGCATTACAGCTGCTAAGCTGGTCAAAGTCAAGAGAACACAATGCATTCTTTACATGATGCCCCAGACAGCAAAGAAACTGGTTCCTTTCCTGATGGAGGATATAGAGAATTTACATCATAAATCTGGCAGACCCCGGGCCAT CAACCATGAGATGTTTAAACTCTCATCACTGGATGTCACCCATGCTGCCTTGGTGGATAAATTCTGGCATTTTGGTGGTGATGAGAGGAGCCAGAGATTCATTGAGCGCTGTATCCAAACCTTTCCTAGCTCATGTCTTCTGGGGCCTGAAGGGACCCCTGTCTCCTGGGCTCTGATGGACCAAACTGGAGAAATGCGAATGGCAGGCACTGTGCCTGATTACCGGGCACAAGGTCTCATCTCCCACATCATTCATACTCAGACTCTGGTTATGGATGAACTTGGCTACCCTGTGTATAATCATATGTACAGAGCCAACAAACTCATGCAGAAAATGAGCCATACTCTGCAGCACGTCCCTATGCCCTGTGACTGGAATCAGTGGAATTGTGTGCCTCTGTAA